A stretch of DNA from Candidatus Rubrimentiphilum sp.:
GGACGATCCTCGCTTCTTCTTCGCTACTTGCCGCATCGGCAGTCACGCTGTCCGGAACGATTGGATTCGTTGGTTTAATCGTACCGCATGTGGCGCGCCGCATGGTCGGCTCGGATGCGCGTTACGTGCTCGCGGCTTCGGCGCTGCTCGGCGCGGCGCTCACTATTGTGGCGGATGCGTTGAGCCGCACGCTGGTCGCACCCGCGGAGATCCCGATTGGCGTGCTGCTTGCGTTCATCGGCGTTCCAACATTTCTCTACTTGTATCTGCGCGACAAACGGACGGCGGCGGCATGATAGCGGTTCGCGACCTTGCGCTGTTCGTCGCCGGGCGCACGCTGCTTGAACGGATGTCGTTCGAGATTCGCCAAGGCGAATTCGTCGCGATGCTCGGGCCCAACGGCGTCGGAAAGACAACGCTGCTTCGCACGCTCGCCGGGCTTCGCCGCGTCGAAACCGGCGAAGTGGTGATGGATTCGCGGAAACTTGACTCGTTCTCGCCCACCGAGCGCAGCCGCGCGATAGCTTTTGTTACCAGCGACGACGTGTTCACCGATCGGCTTACGGTGCGCGAAGTCGTCGCCGCCGGACGCTATCCGCACCACCACTGGTGGCAATGGAACGAAGAGCCGCACGACACGGAAGCAATCTCCGCAGCGCTACGCGCGGTCGAGTTGGAGCCGCTCGCGCACCGCGAGTTCGAAACGCTTTCGAGCGGCGAGCGACAACGCGTGTGGATAGCGCTCGCGCTGGCGCAAGAAGCCACGCTGCTTCTTTTAGACGAGCCGACCAGCCATCTCGACGTACGCGTCGCGCAAAATATTCTGACGCTCTTACGCGCGCAAGTCGCAGCG
This window harbors:
- a CDS encoding ABC transporter ATP-binding protein; this translates as MIAVRDLALFVAGRTLLERMSFEIRQGEFVAMLGPNGVGKTTLLRTLAGLRRVETGEVVMDSRKLDSFSPTERSRAIAFVTSDDVFTDRLTVREVVAAGRYPHHHWWQWNEEPHDTEAISAALRAVELEPLAHREFETLSSGERQRVWIALALAQEATLLLLDEPTSHLDVRVAQNILTLLRAQVAAGKTVVSVLHDPNEAAAYADRVLLLEPGGVLAFDERERALSPDLLGRAYGVKMESLRTASGAPRVFPAATSGL